The Gordonia iterans DNA window GGTTGACCCAGGCGAAGACCCCGGCGGCGTCCGGGGCGCCGTCGTAGGCGAGCGTGACACGCTGGTGCGACGGGTCGTCGGGATCGTCGTCGAGCGCCGGAGTCAGTTGAGGTGGCGGGGGTTCGATGAGAGCCAGGTTAGCCGTCCGACCGAACTGGCGGCCCCAAGGGTTGAGTGCTGGCACTCGCGTGGGTAGAGTGCTAGGCGGCTGACGGATCACCGCCGCGGCACCCGCGACGACGCGGCACCCGAACCCCAGCCGACAACTCTGAACGAATCACACGAAACGAGAAGGACTGACATCGTGGCAGGCGTGAACATCAAGCCGCTTGAGGACAAGATCCTTGTGCAGGCCATCGAGGCCGAGACGACCACCGCTTCCGGTCTGGTCATCCCGGATTCGGCCAAGGAGAAGCCCCAGGAGGGCAAGGTCATCGCCGTCGGCCCCGGCCGCTGGGATGACGAGGGCGAGAACCGTATCCCGGTCGACGTCGCCGAGGGCGACACCGTCATCTACAGCAAGTACGGCGGCACCGAAATCAACTACGACGGTCAGGCCTACCTGATCCTGTCGGCGCGCGACATCCTCGCCGTCGTCGGCTGATCACCGCCAGACCGCACACAGAACCGCCCCGGCAGGAATCCTGCCGGGGCGGTTCTGTCGTTCGGTGGTCGAGCCTGTCGTTCGGTGGTCGAGCCTGTCTTCGGTGGTCGAGCGGAGTCGAGACCCCCGTCAGGATGCCAGCGAGTGCGCGGGGCGCCGGCGCCGGAGCAGATGCCGGTCGTGCTCGGTCAGGCCGCCCCAGATTCCGTACACTTCGTCGACGGCGAGCGCGTGCGAGCGGCACTGCTCGATCACCGGGCACGATGCGCAGATCTGCTTGGCGCGGCGCTCACGCTGCATGCGGGCGTGGCCGCGTTCCCCCTCGGGGTGGAAGAACACCGAGGAGTCCAGCCCGCGGCAGTCGCCCAGGCGCTGCCAGTCCCAGAAGTCGGCGTTCGGCCCGGGCAGTCGGTCTGCGGTGATGGTCACGGCGCACTCCCTATTCTCAGTGGTTCTCCAGTGGTCCTCAGGTGATCCGCTGGCTTGCATCGCTCACGCTAGGGTGTGCAAATCTGACGAGTCAAACAGCCTCTGCAAGGGTTCTGAGCAGCAATTTTTCCGCAAGGTTAACGGACGGAACTGCTCCTGCGGTTTCGCCGGAGCCGCGTAACGCGGAGTAAACATGTCGGTGACGCACAGGCATCGGCGACGGCTGGATGTCACCGAGTGTTACGCCCCGCGAAATCCGATGAGATGAGGATCATGATCGATGCGCCGACCGGCCGGCACCACTGGGAGCGGGCTGTGGAGTTCGGAGCCCACGGACGGGTCGCCGCCGCGCGCACGGTGCTCGACGAGGTCGCCGCGGCCGCCGGTACCTCCGCGGCGGTGACCTCTCTCGCGGCCAGCACCCGAGGTTCGCTGATCCGGCAGGCGGGCGGGCACCGGGCCGCGCGGGCCGCCGACGGGCGGGCCTGTGGGCTGGCCTCGGCTGCGGCGACCGGGCAGGGCGGCCCTTGGCTCGCGGCGGCCTGGGTGGACGGGCTCGTCGGGCTCGCCGCCGACGGGC harbors:
- the groES gene encoding co-chaperone GroES, translating into MAGVNIKPLEDKILVQAIEAETTTASGLVIPDSAKEKPQEGKVIAVGPGRWDDEGENRIPVDVAEGDTVIYSKYGGTEINYDGQAYLILSARDILAVVG
- a CDS encoding WhiB family transcriptional regulator: MTITADRLPGPNADFWDWQRLGDCRGLDSSVFFHPEGERGHARMQRERRAKQICASCPVIEQCRSHALAVDEVYGIWGGLTEHDRHLLRRRRPAHSLAS